A window of the Henckelia pumila isolate YLH828 chromosome 3, ASM3356847v2, whole genome shotgun sequence genome harbors these coding sequences:
- the LOC140891295 gene encoding LRR receptor-like serine/threonine-protein kinase EFR, giving the protein MPFLNSFTIIFIFTALLSSTSAIQGSNNATDRLALLAIKAQITRDPHEIFTSWNDSVHFCKWVGVVCGSLHQRIVTLNLSSLDLVGTLSPYVSNLTFLTGINLELNNFHGEIPPEIGGLSRLRHLNLTNNSFSGEIPANLSGCSSLELLRLGWNKLTGNVPAQLGTLRNLQRFQLHFNDFTGEIPPSFGNLSSIRSLSFAANSFRGSIPAVLGKLKTLNFLGLGVNLFDGMIPREIFNLSSLVTISVPYNQLEGVLPLDLGFNLPNLQVLNLGHNSLTGPLPYSLSNASSLVEFDVTGSSFTGRIYIDFGGLPNLWWLILASNPLGTEEPSDLQFLDSLAKCKQLKMLDLSDCRFGGTLPYSVANLSTNLVSLRLGGNELSGGISVGFENLVNLTEIQLQKNRFTGVIPTALGNLSKLQLMDLSENELLGYIPPSLSKLSQLYSLHLENNHLNGSIPLSFGNFQYLQQLDLSQNQLTGAIPDNVMSLSSLTLSLNLAQNRLSGPLPSQVGGLKNLEYLDVSGNELSGEIPCSIGGCVTLERLNMAGNSFQGPIPSSFSSLRGLEYLNLSCNNLSGQIPECIQRLSLKNLNLSFNQLEGKIPTEGIFRNASSFSVIGNNKLCGGIPDFHLATCPENKFDKKKPRARLELMIPLLSGLLALVLIFSLLVIRRLRKKHVESFEEISSEFRMFSKVSYESLYKATAGFSPANLVGSGSFGTVYKGILGPDETPVAVKVFHLNNRGNLKSFMSECRTLRNTRHRNLVKIYTSCSSLDFSGHDFKALVYEFMCNGTLESWLHSNPTERNRDENIKILSLRERLNIAIDVSSALDYLHHHCHGKIVHCDLKPSNILLNEKMVAHVGDFGLAKFIPDASSKSHPTSSSAGVRGTIGYTAPEYGMGSKHTPEGDVYSFGILLLELFTGKRPTDSAFNNGVNLHSFAKTAFPDRVEDILDPAIGRTSAGKDDEERNTTDYDTTAAKAKVDQELECMVSIIRIGVACSLESPSQRMDIADAVKELQLIRDILLASSINGFSSSGSLRFGGSSSRSATSNWQNVL; this is encoded by the exons ATGCCGTTTCTCAACTCTTTCACCATCATCTTTATCTTCACTGCATTACTATCTTCAACCTCTGCAATACAGGGAAGTAATAATGCAACTGATAGACTCGCATTACTCGCCATTAAAGCACAAATAACCCGAGACCCACACGAAATCTTCACGTCCTGGAATGATTCAGTGCATTTCTGCAAATGGGTTGGTGTCGTTTGTGGGAGTTTGCACCAAAGAATCGTCACCTTGAATTTATCTTCACTTGACTTGGTTGGCACTCTGTCACCTTACGTGAGTAATCTCACATTCCTCACAGGCATTAATCTTGAACTCAACAATTTCCATGGCGAAATCCCGCCTGAGATTGGTGGCTTGTCTCGCCTCAGGCATTTGAATTTAACTAACAATTCGTTTTCCGGGGAGATACCGGCTAATCTTTCGGGTTGCTCTAGCCTGGAGCTTCTCAGGTTAGGCTGGAATAAGTTGACTGGAAATGTACCAGCTCAGCTTGGAACACTGAGGAATCTTCAAAGGTTTCAGCTTCATTTCAATGACTTTACTGGAGAAATCCCTCCAAGTTTTGGTAATCTTTCTTCGATCAGGTCTCTTTCGTTTGCAGCTAATAGTTTTCGAGGTTCCATTCCTGCTGTTCTTGGCAAGTTAAAGACTCTGAATTTTCTTGGATTGGGTGTGAATCTGTTCGATGGCATGATTCCTAGAGAAATTTTCAACCTTTCGTCGCTTGTAACGATATCTGTACCTTATAATCAGCTTGAAGGGGTTCTGCCATTAGACTTGGGTTTTAATCTTCCTAACTTGCAAGTATTGAATCTTGGTCATAATTCGCTAACGGGGCCGCTGCCTTATTCGTTATCAAATGCTTCAAGTCTTGTTGAATTCGACGTTACTGGGAGTAGTTTCACTGGGAGAATTTACATTGATTTTGGAGGTTTGCCTAATCTGTGGTGGCTGATTCTTGCTTCTAATCCTCTAGGGACAGAGGAACCTAGTGATTTACAGTTCTTGGATTCTCTAGCTAAAtgtaaacaattaaaaatgCTTGATTTGAGTGACTGCCGGTTTGGAGGTACATTACCTTATTCTGTAGCTAACTTGTCGACGAATCTTGTGTCGTTGAGATTGGGAGGTAATGAACTATCGGGTGGAATAAGTGTTGGATTCGAGAACTTGGTTAACTTGACTGAGATACAGTTGCAGAAGAATAGATTCACAGGTGTAATTCCTACTGCTTTAGGTAATCTTTCTAAGCTTCAGTTGATGGATTTGTCGGAAAACGAGCTTCTAGGATACATCCCTCCTTCATTGTCTAAGCTAAGTCAATTATACTCGCTCCACCTCGAAAACAATCACTTAAATGGAAGCATTCCTTTAAGTTTTGGAAATTTCCAATACTTACAACAGCTGGACCTTTCTCAAAATCAACTTACTGGCGCCATACCCGATAATGTAATGAGTCTTTCCTCTCTAACACTGTCATTGAATCTAGCTCAGAACCGATTATCCGGCCCGTTGCCATCTCAAGTGGGAGGGCTGAAAAATCTTGAATATTTGGATGTTTCTGGAAATGAGTTGTCTGGTGAAATTCCTTGTAGCATTGGTGGTTGTGTGACTTTGGAACGCCTTAACATGGCCGGAAATTCGTTCCAGGGTCCTATACCGTCTTCGTTCAGTTCTCTGAGAGGTCTAGAATATTTGAATCTTTCATGCAACAACTTATCTGGTCAGATTCCTGAATGTATTCAAAGGCTTtctttgaagaatttgaatctGTCTTTCAACCAATTGGAAGGTAAGATACCAACAGAAGGAATATTTAGAAATGCATCTTCATTCTCTGTTATTGGCAATAATAAGCTTTGTGGGGGTATACCAGATTTCCACTTAGCCACATGCCCAGAGAATAAGTTTGACAAAAAAAAGCCTCGTGCACGTCTCGAGCTCATGATCCCTTTACTTTCCGGGCTTCTGGCACTGGTTTTGATCTTTTCTCTTCTCGTTATACGTCGTTTAAGGAAAAAACATGTAGAGAGTTTTGAAGAAATTTCGTCAGAATTCAGAATGTTCTCTAAAGTTTCTTATGAGTCTCTGTATAAAGCCACGGCTGGATTTTCGCCAGCGAATTTGGTTGGTTCTGGCAGCTTTGGAACGGTGTACAAAGGAATACTCGGACCGGATGAAACGCCTGTTGCGGTGAAAGTTTTTCATCTCAATAACCGGGGGAATTTGAAGAGCTTCATGTCTGAATGTAGAACCTTAAGAAACACGAGGCATCGAAATCTTGTCAAGATCTATACTTCCTGCTCCAGTTTGGATTTTTCAGGACATGATTTTAAAGCATTGGTTTACGAGTTCATGTGTAATGGGACTTTGGAGAGCTGGCTCCATAGTAATCCAACAGAGCGAAACAGAGACGAGAACATCAAGATTTTAAGCCTGCGAGAGAGACTAAACATCGCCATAGATGTTTCGTCTGCTCTCGATTATCTTCATCATCATTGCCATGGGAAGATTGTTCATTGTGATCTGAAGCCGAGCAACATCCTTCTAAACGAAAAAATGGTAGCTCATGTGGGAGATTTTGGCTTAGCGAAGTTCATTCCAGACGCCTCGAGCAAATCTCATCCAACTAGCAGCTCAGCTGGAGTTAGAGGAACTATTGGTTATACTGCACCAG AATACGGCATGGGAAGCAAGCATACACCAGAAGGAGATGTATATAGTTTTGGTATTCTTTTGCTAGAGTTGTTTACTGGTAAAAGGCCTACAGACAGTGCCTTTAACAATGGAGTGAACCTCCATAGTTTCGCTAAAACGGCGTTTCCTGATAGAGTGGAAGACATTTTAGACCCTGCGATAGGACGGACGAGTGCTGGAAAAGATGACGAGGAGAGAAACACCACAGACTATGATACTACTGCAGCAAAAGCAAAGGTAGATCAAGAGCTAGAGTGTATGGTCTCCATTATCAGGATTGGGGTGGCTTGCTCGCTGGAATCGCCTTCACAACGGATGGATATTGCCGATGCTGTGAAGGAGCTGCAATTGATCCGAGACATTCTTCTTGCATCCAGCATTAATGGGTTCTCTTCCAGCGG GAGCCTGAGATTTGGAGGTTCTTCAAGCCGTTCAGCAACAAGCAACTGGCAAAACGTCTTATGA